GATAGATATAACCTGAATATTCTCACTAAGCCCGGCCCGGCCCGGCCTCAAACAGCACATTCCTCTTACTATCAGTTTAATCGACACCCCCGCCTGAGAGGCTGCATACAGCTCATCTATGGATTCCTTATCCTGTAAAGAGTTGATCTTGATCACAATACCTGATGGCAGACCTTTTCTGGCATTTTCAGCCTCTGCCTTTATAAGCTCAACCAGCTGCTGACGCATATCTTTTGGGGCCGTGATCAGGTTCAGGTATACATTGGGCATGGAGTGACCGGTTATAACATTAAAGAACTCGGACACATCATGGGCATAGACCTCGTTGGTGGTTAACAAACCAAGGTCTGTATAAAATTTTGATGTTGATTCATTGTAGTTACCACTGGAGAGGTGTACATACCGCGTTACTTTTTCTCCTTCTTTTCTTACAATAAGTAGTAGCTTGGTATGGGTTTTAAAGCTGCTTATACCATAAATCACAAAGCAACCTGCCTTTTGCAGTCTTTGTGCCTCACGGAGGTTATTTTCTTCATCAAAACGTGCCTTTACCTCAAACAATACGGAAACGTGCTTGCCATTTTCCGCTGCTTTAAGCAAAGCTGCTGTAACCCGGCTATCTTTAGCCAGTCTGTATATAGTGATTTTAATTGCCAGAACGCCTGCATCTTCAGCGGCTTTCTCCAAAAGTTCAAGTACAGGCTCAATGCTATTGTAAGGATGGTGCAACAAAACATCCCGTTCATTTAACACATCCAGGATATTGTAATCGTGAATTTCCGGGTAGCTTAGCGGGGGTACTGCTACAGGCATTTCCATCCTGAGATCTCTAAATTGAGGGTGATTAACAATTTGTAAGAGCCCGGTGAAATCCAGCAGGCTTTTCCTCTTTATTTTAAAGATATTGTCATCATCAATATCCCATCTTTCCTTAAGCACTTTAAGCATCCATGAATCCGGTCTGCCTGAAACTTCAAGTCTCACCACACGACCTGTTCTTCTGGTTTTGAGCTTTTTCTTTAGTTCTTCAAGGAAGTTTGCTTCAATATCATCACTCTCTTCCAGGGTAAAATCGCCATTTCTTGTTATTCTAAAGAGGTTAACGGACAAGACCTCCACATTTCTAAAGAGATGTTTAATGTTGTTGCGGATAATATCCTCTACCGGAACAAAGTGTACAACTTCGTCTCTTTCAATTTCCAGAAACTTAGGAAGGTTCGAAGGTATCTGTATAAAAGATAGCTTCTTGTAGTCCACACTGCCATCCTCAGCCTTGGTGACTACACCAAACACCAACCTGTTGGATATAAGAATCGGGAACGTATGATAGTTATCATATGCCATCGGCGTAAGCATAGGGTAAATCGTCGTTTCAAAGTAACTGTTTACTCTGCCTTTTTCCGCGCTTGTTAAATTTTTATAAGTGGTAATGGAAAAGTCATGCTGCTCAAACAGAGGCATGAGTTCATTCATGAAGAGACTATGCTGTTGATGAGAAAATTGTTTGGTACGAGTGAAAATTACCTGCCTGAACTGAATTTCTTTAAGACCTGAATAGTCTATTCTGGGTTTGTTATAGTCCAGGTAGTTATACAAGCTACCTACCCTGATTGTGAAAAACTCATCCAAATTAGATTCTGTAATGGCCAAAAATCTTAACCTTTCAATAATACTTTTGTCAGGATCCCTGGCTTGGTCCAGTACCCGGTCATTAAATTTGAGCCAGCTCAAATCCCTGCTGACATAATCACTCTGGGCTATTTGCTTTTTAATCTTTTCTGGTAACATCATATCTCGAACAAAATAATCATCTGTGTTCAAACAAAAAACCAATCACGAAAAGTTTTTATCCTCTAAAAACAGGAAAAGGGTTCCAGTCAACAGAACCCTTTTCAGATTGGTGTTTTACCTATCTTAAATATCTACCTTAGCGTATTTGGCATTGCGCTCAATAAACTCTCTTCGCGGCGCTACTTCATCACCCATCAACATTGAGAATAAATGATCTGCTTCTGCAGCAGACTCAATGGTGACCCGCTTAAGGCTTCGGTTTTCCGGATCCATAGTGGTTGTCCATAGCTGCTCCGGGTTCATTTCTCCAAGACCTTTGTACCTTTGTACTCCCACCGACTCTTCCTTACCATCACCTGCCATCTCCTGGATAAGTTTAATTCTCTCCTCTTCCGTCCAGCAATAGCGTTCATCCTTTCCTTTCTTTAGCTGGTAAAGGGGTGGCAGAGCTATGTATACGTAGCCTTTTTCAATCAAAGCATGCATATACCTGAAAAAGAAAGTAAGGATCAGGGTACGAATGTGACTACCATCAACATCAGCATCCGTCATGATCACGATCTTGTGGTATCTCAGCTTAGTCATGTTCAGTGCCTTCTCATCATCTTCGGTTCCAAAGCTTACTCCCAAAGCAGTGATCATATTCTTGATCTCCTCATTCTCATATATCTTATGTTCCTGAGCTTTTTCTACGTTAAGTATCTTACCTCTCAGGGGTAGAATAGCCTGGAAATTCCTATCACGCCCCTGCTTAGCTGAACCACCCGCTGAGTCACCCTCCACAAGATATAACTCACTAACGGTTGGGTCATTATTTGAACAGTCGGCAAGTTTTCCGGGAAGTCCCGTGCCACTAAGTACATTTTTTCTCTGCACCATCTCACGTGCTTTACGAGCTGCATGACGTGCCTGGGCTGCTATAATAACTTTTTGAACAATAGCTTTGGCTTCCTTAGGGTTTTCCTCCAGGTAATTATTCAACATTTCACCCACTACCGTATCTACCGCCCCACTTACGTCTGAGTTACCAAGCTTTGTTTTGGTCTGACCCTCAAATTGAGGTTCGGCCACTTTTACTGAGATTACGGAGGTAAGCCCTTCTCTAAAATCATCTCCGCTAATATCAACCTTCACTTTATCCAGCAGACCAGATTTATCAGCATAGGCTTTGAGTGTTCTGGTAAGAGCTCTTCTAAAACCGGCTACGTGAGTACCTCCTTCAATAGTGTTGATGTTATTCACATAGGATACTACATTTTCACTGTATGAGGTATTGTAGCTCATGGCGACCTGTACCGGAATTTCGCCCTTTTCACTATCCATGTAGATGGGCTCCGGGATCAGCTTTTCCCTTGTACTATCCAGGTACTGAACAAATTCCTTCAGGCCACCTTCAGAATGGAAGGAGTCGTTTTTAGGTTTGCCGTCGTCATCCAACTCACGCATATCATGCAAGGTAATACTTATACCTGCATTTAGGTAGGCAAGCTCACGAAGCCTTGAGGCAACTGTATCATAAGTAAATTCTGTAACCGTAAAAATGCTCCCGTCCGGTTTAAAGGTAATAGTGGTTCCTGTCTTATCAGTCAATCCGATCTCTCTTACCGAATATTGAGGCACTCCTATTTTATATTCCTGCTCGTAGATCTTTCCGTCGCGATGTACTACGGCTTTCAGGTCTGTAGATAAGGCATTAACACATGATACACCCACACCATGCAAGCCTCCTGAGACCTTGTAAGTATCTTTATCAAATTTACCACCGGCATGAAGTACTGTCATTACTACTTCAAGCGCCGAGCGCTTCTCTTTGGTGTGAATATCAACGGGGATACCCCTACCATTATCAGAAACAGAAATCGAATTATCCTCATTGATGGTAACAGAAATCACATCACAATGACCCGCCAAAGCCTCATCTATCGAGTTATCCACAACCTCCCATATCAAATGGTGAAGTCCCTTGACACCTACGTCACCAATGTACATTGCAGGTCTTTTTCTAACTGCCTCCAGGCCCTCTAGTACCTGAATATTACCTGCCGAATATTCTTTCTTATTTTCTTTATCGCTCATAAACTTTTATATAATCCTATTAAAACACTGCCGCCAACGACTGGAATCCCCTAATGTGGATGAAAAGAAAACCACCTGTAAAACTCCATGGACCAAGGTATTTTAAGGTCTCCCAAAACTACAATAATTAATGATTTTTTTTAAGGTTTTTGCAGGTTTATTATCAACTTATTTAACAAAACATCATTATTAAAATCCTATTAAAAATTCACTTATTCCAATATAATTTCAATATCTGTTTTCACGATAATTTACTGATTGGCAACCGGTTGAGAGCAAGCCAAAACCAACTCCAAAAAACAATATATTAATCTGATCTGTTAATTTGTTTTGATACGCATTTCACTCAGATATGGAACAGTTTAATCGTTTTCTTATCACAGCTCTTTGCCCCTTACTGATGTACGCCTGTGATAGTGATGATGGAAGAGAATTTTATGAAATCCAAGACTTAAAGGGCAAATGGTATCTGGAGTCATCTACACGCGATGGGTTTAAAATCTGTCCGACTGAAGCTCCGGTGCTGGTAATAGCTGATGACAAGCTTGAGTTACCTATGACAGATAGTAATGGGTGCCAGGCTGGATCTTTGACGAACGAGTATACATTTGACGGAGAAATTTTTACTCTTAATTTCGACCAGCTGGTGGTCGTCATCAAAGTTGAGTCATTTTCGCAGCATAAACTTGTACTGAAATATTCCGGTACAACTGAAAACAATCAAGCTACTGAAACCTACACCCGATAAAGGAACATTGCCTAATAATTACCAACGCGTAGCATTACCAAAGTACAAGCCTCTTCAGTTTCT
This region of Fulvivirga ulvae genomic DNA includes:
- the ppk1 gene encoding polyphosphate kinase 1, with protein sequence MMLPEKIKKQIAQSDYVSRDLSWLKFNDRVLDQARDPDKSIIERLRFLAITESNLDEFFTIRVGSLYNYLDYNKPRIDYSGLKEIQFRQVIFTRTKQFSHQQHSLFMNELMPLFEQHDFSITTYKNLTSAEKGRVNSYFETTIYPMLTPMAYDNYHTFPILISNRLVFGVVTKAEDGSVDYKKLSFIQIPSNLPKFLEIERDEVVHFVPVEDIIRNNIKHLFRNVEVLSVNLFRITRNGDFTLEESDDIEANFLEELKKKLKTRRTGRVVRLEVSGRPDSWMLKVLKERWDIDDDNIFKIKRKSLLDFTGLLQIVNHPQFRDLRMEMPVAVPPLSYPEIHDYNILDVLNERDVLLHHPYNSIEPVLELLEKAAEDAGVLAIKITIYRLAKDSRVTAALLKAAENGKHVSVLFEVKARFDEENNLREAQRLQKAGCFVIYGISSFKTHTKLLLIVRKEGEKVTRYVHLSSGNYNESTSKFYTDLGLLTTNEVYAHDVSEFFNVITGHSMPNVYLNLITAPKDMRQQLVELIKAEAENARKGLPSGIVIKINSLQDKESIDELYAASQAGVSIKLIVRGMCCLRPGRAGLSENIQVISIVGQYLEHSRIYYFHGNGDSKVYIGSADMMVRSFERRLESLFMITDDLLKRQIINILQYNLKDNVNSYVMHEDGTYSKKHPDGEPEFNIHKEFYNVIRDTLLDLDLALKKPGQKKLPEETVEEKRYIPDLDKS
- the gyrB gene encoding DNA topoisomerase (ATP-hydrolyzing) subunit B: MSDKENKKEYSAGNIQVLEGLEAVRKRPAMYIGDVGVKGLHHLIWEVVDNSIDEALAGHCDVISVTINEDNSISVSDNGRGIPVDIHTKEKRSALEVVMTVLHAGGKFDKDTYKVSGGLHGVGVSCVNALSTDLKAVVHRDGKIYEQEYKIGVPQYSVREIGLTDKTGTTITFKPDGSIFTVTEFTYDTVASRLRELAYLNAGISITLHDMRELDDDGKPKNDSFHSEGGLKEFVQYLDSTREKLIPEPIYMDSEKGEIPVQVAMSYNTSYSENVVSYVNNINTIEGGTHVAGFRRALTRTLKAYADKSGLLDKVKVDISGDDFREGLTSVISVKVAEPQFEGQTKTKLGNSDVSGAVDTVVGEMLNNYLEENPKEAKAIVQKVIIAAQARHAARKAREMVQRKNVLSGTGLPGKLADCSNNDPTVSELYLVEGDSAGGSAKQGRDRNFQAILPLRGKILNVEKAQEHKIYENEEIKNMITALGVSFGTEDDEKALNMTKLRYHKIVIMTDADVDGSHIRTLILTFFFRYMHALIEKGYVYIALPPLYQLKKGKDERYCWTEEERIKLIQEMAGDGKEESVGVQRYKGLGEMNPEQLWTTTMDPENRSLKRVTIESAAEADHLFSMLMGDEVAPRREFIERNAKYAKVDI